Proteins encoded by one window of Leishmania major strain Friedlin complete genome, chromosome 9:
- the OPB gene encoding oligopeptidase b, with protein sequence MSSDSSVAASAQPPIAAKKPHRVTFGYVEGEDRGPNPMNPPRYREDPYFWMRDDDRKDPAVIEHLNKEKVYFQARSADIAQLRDDIYAEHISHINEDDMSAPYVYGKYRYYTREVKGKPYKIYCRVFTDKEPGDVAAEEVIIDVNQVAEGKAFCDVMEVKPAPPEHDLVAFSVDMSGNEVYTIEFKRISDPSQTIADKVSGTNGEIVWGPDHTSLFYVTKDETLRENKVWRHVMGKLQSEDVCLYEEHNPLFSAFMYKAADTNTLCIGSQSPETAEVHLLDLRKGNAHNTLEIVRPREKGVRYDVQMHGTSHLVILTNEGGAVNHKLLIAPRGQPSDWSHVLVDHSEDVFMESIAVRSNYLVVAGRRAGLTRIWTMMADSQDGVFKAGTGLREVVMEEPIFTVHLVESQMLEYEEPTFRMEYSSLATPNTWFDVSPQDHSRTAVKVREVGGGFDAANYKVERRFATAPDQTKIPLSVVYHKDLDMSQPQPCMLYGYGSYGLSMDPQFSIQHLPYCDRGMIFAIAHIRGGSELGRAWYEIGAKYLTKRNTFSDFIAAAEFLVNAKLTTPSQLACEGRSAGGLLMGAVLNMRPDLFKVALAGVPFVDVMTTMCDPSIPLTTGEWEEWGNPNEYKYYDYMLSYSPMDNVRAQEYPNIMVQCGLHDPRVAYWEPAKWVSKLRECKTDNNEILLNIDMESGHFSAKDRYKFWKESAIQQAFVCKHLKSTVRLLVRR encoded by the coding sequence ATGTCGTCGGACAGCTCCGTCGCGGCctctgcgcagccgccgatCGCCGCCAAGAAGCCGCACCGCGTCACGTTCGGCTACGTGGAGGGTGAGGACCGCGGCCCGAACCCGATGAACCCGCCGCGCTACCGCGAGGACCCGTATTTTTGGATGCGCGATGACGATCGTAAGGATCCGGCCGTGATTGAGCACCTCAACAAGGAGAAGGTCTACTTCcaggcgcgcagcgccgacattgcgcagctgcgcgacgacATTTACGCAGAGCACATATCGCACATCAATGAGGACGACATGTCCGCGCCGTACGTGTATGGCAAGTACCGGTACTACACCCGCGAGGTGAAGGGTAAGCCGTACAAGATTTACTGCCGCGTGTTCACGGACAAGGAGCCGGGCGACGTCGCGGCGGAAGAGGTCATCATCGATGTCAACCAGGTCGCCGAGGGCAAAGCGTTCTGTGACGTGATGGAGGTGAAGCCGGCACCGCCGGAGCATGACCTTGTAGCCTTTTCTGTGGACATGAGCGGTAACGAGGTGTACACGATCGAATTTAAAAGGATTTCGGACCCGTCCCAAACCATCGCCGACAAGGTGAGTGGCACCAATGGCGAGATCGTGTGGGGCCCGGACCACACCTCCTTATTCTACGTGACCAAagacgagacgctgcgcgaaAACAAGGTGTGGCGCCACGTGATGGGCAAGCTGCAGTCCGAGGACGTCTGCCTCTACGAGGAGCACAACCCGCTGTTCAGTGCCTTCATGTACAAGGCCGCGGACACAAACACACTTTGCATCGGCTCGCAGTCAccggagacggcggaggtGCACCTGCTTGATCTGCGCAAGGGCAACGCCCACAATACGCTGGAGATTGTGCGGCCGCGCGAGAAGGGTGTGCGCTACGACGTGCAGATGCACGGCACCAGCCATCTTGTGATCCTCACCAACGAAGGTGGGGCGGTGAACCACAAGCTTCTCATAGCGCCGCGTGGGCAGCCGAGCGACTGGTCGCATGTGCTGGTGGATCACAGCGAGGATGTGTTTATGGAGAGCATCGCGGTGCGCTCGAACTACCTCGTCGTGGCaggccgccgcgccgggctGACGCGCATCTGGACGATGATGGCGGACTCGCAGGATGGTGTCTTCAAGGCTGGCACCGGGCTGCGCGAGGTGGTGATGGAGGAGCCGATCTTCACGGTGCACCTCGTGGAGTCCCAGATGTTGGAGTACGAAGAGCCGACGTTCCGCATGGAGTACTCCTCCCTTGCCACGCCGAACACCTGGTTCGACGTCAGCCCGCAGGACCACTCTCGCACCGCTGTGAAAGTGCGCGAGGTCGGCGGTGGCTTCGACGCCGCCAACTACAAGGTGGAGCGCCGCTTCGCTACCGCACCGGACCAGACCAAGATCCCGCTCTCAGTTGTGTACCACAAAGACCTCGACATGAGCCAGCCGCAGCCGTGCATGCTCTACGGGTACGGCAGCTACGGCCTTAGCATGGACCCGCAGTTCAGTATTCAGCACCTGCCATACTGTGACCGCGGCATGATCTTCGCCATAGCCCACatccgcggcggcagtgagcTGGGCCGTGCATGGTACGAGATCGGCGCCAAGTACCTCACGAAGCGCAACACCTTTTCCGACTTCATCGCGGCAGCCGAATTCCTGGTGAACGCGAAAttgacgacgccgtcgcagcTGGCCTGCGAGGGGCGTAGCGCCGGTGGCCTGCTGATGGGCGCCGTGCTGAACATGCGACCCGATCTCTTCAAGGTGGCGCTCGCCGGCGTACCGTTCGTGGATGTCATGACGACCATGTGCGACCCCAGCATTCCCTTGACGACGGGCGAGTGGGAGGAGTGGGGCAACCCGAACGAGTACAAGTACTACGACTACATGCTGAGCTACAGCCCCATGGACAACGTCCGCGCGCAGGAGTACCCGAACATCATGGTCCAGTGCGGCCTGCACGACCCCCGCGTCGCCTATTGGGAGCCGGCCAAGTGGGTGAGCAAGCTGCGTGAGTGCAAGACGGACAACAACGAAATTCTGCTGAACATAGACATGGAGAGCGGGCACTTCTCCGCCAAGGATCGCTACAAGTTCTGGAAGGAGTCGGCTATCCAGCAAGCGTTCGTGTGCAAGCACCTGAAGAGCACCGTGCGCCTGCTGGTTCGCAGGTAA